A DNA window from Deltaproteobacteria bacterium contains the following coding sequences:
- a CDS encoding ABC-2 family transporter protein yields the protein MKYFELFLSFFKASLMAELEFRFNIAARFFTDIIWYAAQLSVFEVLFRHTSSMNGWSIDETRVFMGVLFVTDAIYMLLFSENLDRMGEKIRRGDLDLLLVKPVNSQWMLSFQKVSIAYLGNAMFSFAWLVWALLQMENRPLTGLLWLVLTVPMSLAIVYTIRFMTAAAALFFTKADAVNYIWYQLHRLGTRPDSFYPMVLRYVVLTAFPIAFLASIPAQIILGKMGPLILLWGYFLASLFIFGSTRFWKRGLRSYSSASS from the coding sequence ATGAAATACTTTGAACTATTCCTCTCGTTTTTTAAGGCCAGTCTGATGGCAGAGCTTGAATTCCGCTTCAACATCGCAGCGCGATTTTTCACCGATATAATTTGGTACGCTGCGCAGCTTTCAGTGTTTGAAGTGTTGTTTCGACACACGAGTTCCATGAATGGCTGGAGCATTGATGAAACGCGTGTCTTTATGGGGGTGTTGTTCGTCACCGACGCGATCTACATGCTTTTGTTTTCTGAGAATCTTGATCGAATGGGCGAGAAAATTCGGCGCGGTGATCTCGACTTACTGTTAGTTAAGCCAGTGAACTCGCAATGGATGCTCAGTTTTCAAAAGGTTTCTATCGCCTACTTAGGTAACGCGATGTTTTCATTTGCTTGGCTGGTATGGGCACTTTTGCAGATGGAAAATCGACCGTTGACCGGACTGCTCTGGCTCGTCTTAACCGTACCGATGAGTTTGGCTATTGTATACACCATCCGATTCATGACGGCTGCAGCCGCGCTATTTTTTACCAAGGCTGATGCTGTTAACTATATTTGGTATCAGCTGCATCGACTAGGCACACGGCCGGACTCATTTTATCCGATGGTTCTGCGGTACGTTGTATTGACTGCCTTTCCAATTGCTTTCCTTGCCAGTATTCCGGCGCAGATCATCCTTGGCAAAATGGGACCTTTAATTTTGCTTTGGGGCTATTTTTTGGCATCGCTTTTCATATTTGGTTCTACGCGTTTTTGGAAGCGTGGTCTCAGATCTTATAGTTCCGCCTCATCTTGA
- the msrA gene encoding peptide-methionine (S)-S-oxide reductase MsrA, giving the protein MENHTTGNSIEIATLAGGCFWGMEDLIRKLPGILDTEVGYSGGETKNAVYRDVKTGKSGHAESIQIKYEPRKISFAEILDFFFRMHDPTTLNRQGNDIGSQYRSAVFYHSERQKTQAKKMIELVNQSGNWKSPIVTEVVQFEAFWPAEPEHQDYLANQPNGYTCHYLRPLKSVLDKELLNSVFG; this is encoded by the coding sequence ATGGAAAATCACACTACAGGAAATAGCATAGAAATCGCGACACTTGCCGGTGGATGTTTTTGGGGAATGGAAGACCTGATCAGAAAGCTACCGGGCATCTTGGATACTGAGGTTGGCTACTCGGGAGGCGAAACGAAAAACGCTGTCTATCGAGATGTCAAAACTGGGAAGTCTGGTCACGCAGAATCCATCCAGATTAAATATGAGCCTCGAAAAATTTCGTTTGCAGAAATTTTGGACTTCTTTTTTCGCATGCACGATCCCACGACCTTAAATCGACAAGGGAACGACATCGGAAGCCAGTACCGATCTGCGGTTTTTTACCACTCTGAACGCCAAAAAACGCAGGCGAAAAAAATGATTGAGCTAGTCAATCAAAGTGGAAATTGGAAATCGCCAATCGTGACAGAAGTCGTTCAATTTGAGGCTTTCTGGCCGGCTGAACCCGAGCACCAAGACTATTTGGCAAATCAACCAAATGGTTACACCTGCCATTATCTTCGGCCCTTGAAAAGCGTCCTCGATAAGGAACTTTTGAACTCTGTGTTCGGATGA
- a CDS encoding ABC-2 family transporter protein, with the protein MSFISSCSKMLACARLAALQQFEYRFNLVADTLIQPTIVGLVEITLWLAFFSSTGQVELMGFGKEHYLAYAFWAAFVSRISTSWIYETQMIEDVETGTINSVLVRPISFFEYYLGQLMGYKALTTVISMVIPIAICISISLPVDLLRLPLALTLVFYYLILVHILSMIIASLGFFFTRIHHLTVAKNITLWMLTGEFFPLDLAPEPFRTALVALPFSSAVFRPVGYLTGRLDATTILDGFISVTVGILLLGPLSAWLWLKGRRKYSGTGA; encoded by the coding sequence ATGTCATTCATAAGTTCATGCAGCAAGATGTTAGCGTGCGCGCGGCTAGCAGCCCTCCAGCAATTTGAATATCGATTCAATCTCGTTGCCGACACATTAATTCAACCCACAATCGTCGGTCTAGTCGAGATCACGCTTTGGCTCGCATTCTTTTCTTCTACGGGACAAGTCGAATTGATGGGCTTTGGTAAAGAGCACTACCTTGCGTATGCTTTTTGGGCTGCATTTGTTTCGCGGATTTCGACAAGCTGGATATACGAAACGCAAATGATAGAAGACGTAGAAACCGGCACGATCAATTCAGTGCTCGTGCGCCCAATATCGTTTTTCGAATATTACCTGGGACAACTAATGGGGTATAAGGCGTTAACCACGGTGATATCCATGGTGATCCCGATCGCCATCTGCATTTCAATCAGTCTTCCGGTAGATCTTCTTCGGCTTCCGCTCGCGCTGACGCTGGTTTTTTACTATCTCATTCTTGTACACATTCTGAGTATGATTATCGCGTCCCTTGGCTTCTTCTTCACTCGAATCCACCACCTAACAGTTGCAAAAAACATCACGCTTTGGATGTTAACTGGCGAATTTTTTCCGCTCGATCTCGCGCCGGAACCTTTCCGCACCGCACTCGTCGCGTTGCCATTTTCGAGCGCCGTCTTCCGGCCTGTCGGCTACCTGACAGGCCGCCTCGATGCGACCACGATTCTTGACGGATTCATTTCGGTAACAGTTGGTATCTTGTTACTCGGACCGCTATCTGCGTGGCTATGGCTAAAAGGCCGGCGCAAATATTCCGGAACAGGGGCCTAA
- a CDS encoding 2OG-Fe(II) oxygenase gives MTTVKSDLLKPIARRLRNHFDTTMSDRHNPGRFVWDWWHLPGRYTHLRTPADLFFPEELFLQIESGLKKVGRDLLGCSGISPLWLSNYVEGCEQRLHADRPHGPWAFVLALNLKPNTFTGGETVLVRPEILDFWKNPARSGLAFEEDNIVQKIVPKFGRLLIFDPRIPHGVSRVSGTVNPLEGRLVIHGWFTPPNPFIEGSLRPKQIEKVLASFDENFAAFNQPLTTGTVAYRISIAPKGNVTRVQKLASSMTSAASSDQQANRVLDRHVSQFFFTTKFPKANGSSQLTLPLTIEV, from the coding sequence ATGACCACGGTTAAATCTGATTTGCTTAAACCCATCGCGCGGAGACTTAGAAATCACTTCGACACCACGATGTCGGACCGACACAATCCTGGCCGTTTTGTTTGGGATTGGTGGCACTTACCCGGCCGCTACACTCATCTTCGCACTCCTGCGGACTTGTTTTTTCCGGAAGAACTTTTTCTTCAGATTGAATCCGGACTCAAAAAAGTCGGCCGCGACCTTTTGGGTTGTTCAGGCATTTCCCCGCTTTGGCTCAGCAACTATGTTGAAGGTTGCGAACAGCGTCTACATGCCGATCGACCTCACGGGCCATGGGCTTTTGTTCTAGCTTTGAATCTGAAGCCCAATACGTTTACCGGCGGAGAGACCGTTTTGGTTCGTCCTGAAATTCTAGATTTTTGGAAAAACCCCGCCCGGTCCGGACTCGCATTTGAAGAAGACAATATTGTTCAAAAAATCGTTCCCAAATTTGGACGTCTCTTGATTTTTGACCCACGAATACCGCACGGGGTCAGTCGCGTATCTGGAACGGTGAACCCGCTAGAGGGTCGGCTCGTCATCCATGGATGGTTTACACCACCGAATCCCTTCATTGAAGGCAGCCTGAGGCCAAAGCAAATAGAAAAAGTTTTGGCGTCGTTCGATGAAAACTTCGCTGCGTTTAACCAGCCGTTAACAACTGGAACAGTTGCCTATCGAATTTCAATTGCCCCCAAGGGAAACGTCACGCGGGTGCAAAAATTGGCGAGCTCCATGACCTCCGCAGCGAGCAGCGATCAGCAAGCTAACCGTGTCCTTGACCGGCACGTTAGCCAGTTTTTCTTTACAACGAAGTTTCCAAAAGCGAACGGATCGTCACAGCTAACGCTTCCGTTGACGATTGAGGTCTAG
- the rsgA gene encoding ribosome small subunit-dependent GTPase A, whose translation MNNNPSAETLYRKLEVDLGPWGWTKDWTEVFKTWSASVEDSLLGQPARILAEQRDYLETVSLLGLQRAESKGRLRRKSEIQPAVGDWVIIDSNFQITAILPRKTCLRRKAAGENEDIQIMATNVDWVFVTTSLNRDFNLRRMERFIVAARDSQAAVALVLTKADLEPNLAPEVIKQVHDRLGDLEVVLTSSHLAEGLDELRKLLQPNKTAVFLGSSGVGKSSLVNALLSSQTQVVSEIRQDDDKGRHTTTGRNSFLLPSGGVIVDSPGIRELQLADGTIRVEDEFSDIEELALKCKFTNCRHENEKGCSIQAALKSGDLNDDRLLSYRKLKAEIDAKALKRQR comes from the coding sequence TTGAATAACAATCCATCAGCAGAAACTTTGTACCGGAAACTTGAGGTGGATCTTGGCCCGTGGGGATGGACGAAGGATTGGACCGAGGTCTTTAAGACCTGGTCTGCGTCCGTTGAAGATTCACTGCTGGGTCAACCTGCGCGAATTCTGGCTGAACAACGAGACTATCTCGAAACTGTTTCCCTTTTAGGGCTTCAGCGAGCTGAGTCTAAAGGACGTCTCCGGAGAAAGTCGGAGATCCAGCCGGCCGTCGGTGACTGGGTCATTATAGATTCCAATTTTCAAATCACAGCGATTCTTCCGAGAAAGACCTGCCTTCGCCGCAAGGCTGCGGGCGAAAATGAAGATATTCAAATTATGGCGACTAACGTGGACTGGGTATTTGTGACGACCAGTCTTAATCGAGATTTTAATTTACGCCGCATGGAACGTTTCATCGTTGCCGCGAGAGACTCTCAGGCCGCAGTCGCACTTGTGCTAACAAAAGCTGATCTCGAACCCAATTTGGCCCCTGAGGTAATAAAGCAGGTTCACGACCGTCTTGGTGATCTTGAAGTCGTATTGACCTCGTCACATCTTGCAGAGGGTTTAGATGAGTTGCGAAAACTCTTACAGCCAAACAAGACGGCGGTTTTTCTTGGCTCCTCAGGTGTTGGCAAGTCTTCCCTTGTGAATGCGCTTCTGAGTTCGCAAACGCAGGTCGTCTCGGAAATTCGTCAAGACGACGACAAAGGTCGCCACACAACCACGGGACGCAATAGCTTCCTGCTGCCGAGTGGCGGCGTCATTGTGGACTCACCGGGAATTCGCGAGCTTCAGCTAGCCGATGGAACGATCCGGGTAGAAGATGAATTCAGCGACATCGAAGAACTTGCGCTCAAATGTAAGTTCACAAACTGCCGACATGAAAATGAAAAAGGCTGCTCTATTCAAGCAGCCCTCAAGTCAGGGGATCTCAACGACGATCGCCTATTGTCCTATCGGAAACTGAAGGCCGAAATCGATGCCAAAGCGTTGAAAAGGCAGCGCTAG
- a CDS encoding aspartyl/asparaginyl beta-hydroxylase domain-containing protein, producing the protein MNKIATPFQLLHPNEIYVRSRTLDFDIVRVPYCFSIIRLQRALERVRANFPWSGKDGEDLYQAIGLQYSALNVPSGNRSIPAESTYLDAVDRKATYEYGEGYDQTYDSSSVKVAKLHAPFRFFDLVNPAGARFDFVFHRVLPFRLYRSRLMTILPGFELPDSHIDGKTSVRLHVPIETNPDSWFEISGRRYHLPADGSGYLINTSRPHRVGNSGVTPRTHLVSILYQNGAGPLNAIAVNAIRDFYERHHGRDGKTVATEKAECRRLSGERCEICQTSDGRRYEIPSKASPIESERLRSVCTSCIENLCRPIASRLGTEGEALNEFKYSVASTCRPR; encoded by the coding sequence ATGAACAAAATCGCCACACCCTTCCAGCTGCTTCACCCGAACGAAATCTATGTTCGCAGTCGGACACTGGACTTCGATATTGTCCGTGTACCATATTGCTTTTCAATAATCCGACTGCAGAGGGCGCTGGAAAGAGTGCGGGCGAACTTCCCCTGGAGCGGCAAAGACGGCGAAGATCTTTACCAAGCTATCGGCCTCCAGTACTCGGCGCTGAATGTACCAAGCGGCAATAGATCAATTCCAGCAGAAAGCACTTATCTTGATGCCGTGGACCGAAAGGCTACTTACGAGTATGGCGAAGGCTATGATCAAACCTACGACTCGTCGTCCGTGAAGGTAGCGAAGCTTCATGCGCCCTTTCGATTTTTCGATCTCGTCAATCCGGCCGGTGCACGATTTGACTTCGTTTTTCATCGAGTCCTACCGTTTCGATTGTACCGAAGTCGGTTGATGACGATTCTTCCAGGATTTGAACTGCCGGATTCCCATATCGATGGGAAAACCTCTGTCCGCCTCCATGTGCCAATCGAAACTAATCCCGATTCCTGGTTCGAAATTTCGGGTCGGCGCTATCACCTACCTGCTGACGGTTCTGGATATCTGATAAATACGTCGCGGCCTCACCGCGTTGGCAACTCGGGAGTCACACCGCGGACTCATCTGGTAAGCATTCTTTACCAAAATGGCGCGGGCCCCCTGAATGCTATTGCGGTCAACGCGATCCGCGACTTCTACGAGCGCCATCATGGCCGTGATGGCAAAACTGTTGCTACTGAGAAGGCGGAGTGTCGTAGGCTCAGTGGTGAGCGGTGTGAAATCTGCCAAACTTCAGACGGACGACGTTATGAAATCCCGTCCAAAGCCTCGCCAATCGAATCAGAACGATTGCGTTCTGTGTGTACCAGCTGTATCGAGAACCTCTGCCGACCGATCGCCAGCCGCCTAGGCACAGAAGGAGAGGCGCTGAATGAGTTCAAGTATAGCGTCGCCTCAACCTGTCGTCCGCGCTAG
- a CDS encoding ATP-binding cassette domain-containing protein: MVNIETTDLTRSYETYQKAEGLLKSIEGLWARKIVHKIALHPTTIRIESGQIVGLVGSNGAGKTTLLKLLSGLIHPSAGTAKVLGYSPTSRDPDFLRRISILLGQKNQLWWDLPPADSYDLLAKIYELDRPQARDRVHELAELLDCSRLLRTQLRRLSLGERMKMEIIGALLHQPEVLFLDEPTIGLDIVAQTTIREFLACYVRERKPTLILTSHYMDDISLLADRLLLISKGQIVYDGSVQEFTAKSEARQTLSFKFFNPTTIELSVFSEDGSTPVCQIPAETRSVQVEVPASSIASVLQAAMSAGPIHEIKIEEVEFEDVIHKFMQQDVSVRAASSPPAI; encoded by the coding sequence ATGGTGAACATTGAAACAACGGATTTGACACGCTCCTATGAAACCTACCAGAAGGCCGAAGGCCTTTTGAAGTCTATCGAAGGACTATGGGCGAGAAAGATCGTTCACAAAATCGCCCTGCACCCGACGACCATTCGCATCGAAAGCGGACAAATTGTCGGTCTCGTTGGATCGAACGGCGCAGGCAAGACGACATTGTTAAAGCTTCTCTCAGGTCTAATTCACCCGTCGGCCGGCACAGCCAAAGTCTTGGGCTATAGTCCAACCTCGCGAGACCCAGACTTCCTTCGTCGAATCAGCATCTTACTGGGACAGAAAAATCAACTTTGGTGGGATCTTCCGCCCGCGGACAGCTATGACCTATTGGCCAAAATCTATGAACTTGACCGACCTCAAGCGCGAGACAGAGTACACGAACTCGCAGAGCTTCTTGATTGCAGTCGACTACTGAGAACTCAGCTGCGCAGGCTTTCGCTGGGCGAGCGCATGAAAATGGAAATTATCGGAGCTCTTTTGCATCAACCCGAGGTCTTGTTCCTCGATGAACCGACAATTGGGCTAGATATAGTCGCACAAACGACCATCCGAGAGTTTCTGGCTTGTTACGTACGAGAGCGAAAGCCAACGCTGATACTGACGAGTCATTATATGGATGACATTTCGCTGCTGGCAGATCGTCTTTTGTTGATAAGCAAAGGACAAATCGTTTACGACGGCAGCGTCCAGGAGTTCACCGCAAAATCCGAGGCCAGGCAGACACTATCATTTAAATTTTTCAATCCCACGACGATCGAGCTGTCTGTTTTTTCCGAAGATGGTTCAACTCCTGTTTGCCAAATCCCGGCAGAAACAAGAAGCGTCCAAGTCGAAGTTCCAGCTTCATCCATCGCAAGTGTTTTACAAGCGGCCATGTCCGCAGGACCAATTCACGAAATAAAAATTGAGGAAGTTGAATTCGAAGATGTCATTCATAAGTTCATGCAGCAAGATGTTAGCGTGCGCGCGGCTAGCAGCCCTCCAGCAATTTGA
- a CDS encoding 16S rRNA (uracil(1498)-N(3))-methyltransferase: MNVLLFDSQEVSANVLSISDHRYSHVKDVLKLQVGDSMRVGEINGKVGTAEIVELGSAIVLEIKSLNDPPPVKSPIELILALPRPKSLRRIFRATANIGIKSVHIIHAYRVEKSYWSAPALKPEILRATLLEGLSIAKDTVMPEVHLHKLFKPFAQDYAPRLESEKSFVAHPSDISTTIGAIPLTNKPVLVAIGPEGGFTDYEVKLFNEAGFENLSLGSRVLSVETAVPTIETFMRGKIN; encoded by the coding sequence ATGAATGTTCTTCTTTTTGATTCACAAGAAGTTTCGGCAAATGTTCTTTCTATCTCGGACCATCGTTATAGCCACGTAAAGGACGTGCTCAAATTGCAGGTCGGAGACTCGATGCGGGTCGGTGAAATTAACGGCAAAGTCGGAACCGCAGAAATTGTCGAACTGGGTTCGGCGATCGTGCTAGAAATTAAATCTCTCAATGACCCCCCACCGGTCAAAAGCCCGATAGAGTTAATTTTGGCACTTCCTCGCCCGAAAAGTTTGCGGCGAATTTTTCGGGCGACTGCAAATATCGGCATTAAATCCGTCCACATTATTCACGCTTATCGGGTTGAAAAGTCCTATTGGTCAGCACCGGCCCTGAAACCCGAAATTCTGCGTGCGACGCTTCTTGAAGGATTATCGATCGCAAAAGATACGGTGATGCCTGAAGTTCATTTACATAAACTGTTTAAGCCCTTCGCGCAGGATTATGCGCCACGGCTTGAATCCGAAAAATCATTCGTAGCCCACCCGTCCGACATTTCCACCACGATTGGCGCCATTCCACTTACCAACAAGCCCGTCCTGGTCGCGATTGGTCCCGAGGGTGGATTTACGGACTACGAAGTGAAGCTTTTCAATGAGGCGGGATTCGAAAATCTTTCTCTCGGAAGCCGGGTGCTATCAGTGGAAACGGCGGTTCCAACTATCGAGACTTTTATGCGTGGAAAAATAAATTGA
- a CDS encoding aspartyl/asparaginyl beta-hydroxylase domain-containing protein gives MSIDWEKVREINSRRLGLFQQLHVYGDVIPLRMKIDLEQVDRELAPLDSNWVQYNPDKSSNPRQGLSVTSLDGGMSGVPDLFSIYEWSKQTGRIVSEQDFNVPTEAYKACSSIHSLFEPFMPNVGRCRFVRFQPGGHFPPHRDGSVNFQIPDYFRILVPLGRTGADRFHFVYDGRLVEYEPGRPYLFNALKTHSVVSFEKDALTLALSVALTQETVAKAVDFFKIY, from the coding sequence ATGAGCATCGATTGGGAAAAAGTCCGAGAAATCAATTCGAGGCGCCTTGGGCTTTTTCAGCAATTGCACGTTTACGGAGACGTCATTCCCTTGCGTATGAAGATCGATCTGGAGCAAGTCGATCGCGAGCTAGCTCCCCTTGATAGTAATTGGGTTCAGTACAATCCCGATAAGTCTAGTAATCCGCGACAGGGTCTTTCTGTAACTTCGCTGGATGGCGGAATGTCGGGAGTTCCAGATTTATTTTCGATTTATGAATGGTCAAAGCAGACTGGAAGAATCGTTTCAGAGCAAGATTTCAATGTGCCGACGGAGGCCTACAAAGCCTGCAGCTCGATTCATTCATTGTTTGAGCCTTTTATGCCAAATGTCGGTCGGTGTCGCTTCGTTCGCTTTCAACCAGGTGGACATTTTCCGCCGCATCGAGATGGCTCTGTGAACTTTCAGATTCCGGACTACTTTCGAATTTTGGTTCCACTTGGACGAACAGGAGCCGATCGGTTTCACTTCGTGTATGACGGCCGCCTAGTGGAGTATGAACCTGGCCGTCCCTATTTGTTCAACGCGCTGAAGACCCACTCGGTCGTCAGCTTCGAAAAAGATGCTCTCACGTTGGCTCTAAGCGTAGCGCTGACTCAAGAAACTGTCGCGAAAGCTGTGGATTTCTTTAAAATATATTAA